Below is a genomic region from Candidatus Epulonipiscium sp..
GACATGTTTGAAAAGCCATCTACTTGGGAGATTGAGCATATTTCCTTGGCTAAAAAAGCAAATTTGTTTTTGATAGTCCCTGCGACAGCTAATATTATAGGGAAGATAGCCTGTGGTATTGCAGATGATATGTTATCCACCACGGTGATGGCTACAAAAGCCCCGGTAGTTTTTGCTCCTGCTATGAATACAGCCATGTATCAAAATAGGATTGTACAAAAAAATATAAGTAATTTGAAAGAGCTAGGGTATTTTTTCATATCTCCTTCCCAGGGAAGATTAGCCTGTGGAGATATGGGAGTTGGAAAACTGGCAGAGGTAGAAGCAATAGTAGAAGAAACAGTTAGGATACTTAATCCTAGGCCCAAGGATTATTTGAATAAAAGGATTATGGTTACAGCCGGTCCCACAAGAGAATCCATAGACCCCGTCAGGTACATAAGCAATCATAGTTCAGGGAAAATGGGCTACCAAATAGCAAGGGCTGCAATCGATAGGGGAGCAGAGGTAACCTTAATTACAGGGCCTACTAGCCTAAAACCCCCAGAGGACTGTGAAACTATTCATGTAACAACTACGGAAGAAATGTACGAAGCGGTTATCAAAAACTATGACCAAGTCGATATGGTTATAAAATCTGCAGCACCCAGTGACTATAGACTAGAAACTGTATCTCCTT
It encodes:
- the coaBC gene encoding bifunctional phosphopantothenoylcysteine decarboxylase/phosphopantothenate--cysteine ligase CoaBC, translating into MDKKTVVLGVTGGIAAYKACEVTSRLIKLGFNVQVIMTQSSTEFVRPLVFQSLTNNPVVTDMFEKPSTWEIEHISLAKKANLFLIVPATANIIGKIACGIADDMLSTTVMATKAPVVFAPAMNTAMYQNRIVQKNISNLKELGYFFISPSQGRLACGDMGVGKLAEVEAIVEETVRILNPRPKDYLNKRIMVTAGPTRESIDPVRYISNHSSGKMGYQIARAAIDRGAEVTLITGPTSLKPPEDCETIHVTTTEEMYEAVIKNYDQVDMVIKSAAPSDYRLETVSPSKIKKTSDTLTIHLKPNKDILKALGEKKKKQVLIGFAAESNNELKYGIEKLQKKNLDMICINNILRENVGFNHDTNQITIVKKTGEQKTFPLMSKEELAHCILNEALKL